The Streptomyces sp. NBC_00691 genome has a segment encoding these proteins:
- a CDS encoding LutC/YkgG family protein has product MKQNSRARVLGRIRQALLDAPPSPEAARDYLTAHTPDAEAAILDLLHENLADYRANVHRTTETDLPALVAELLDRHGANTIAVPPGLPAAWLSDTTAQQHHDANSLLTPHELDTTHAVVTTCALAIAETGTIVLDGGLGQGRRALTLVPDLHICVVRAKDQVVGSVPQALPRLDPARPQTWISGPSATSDIELDRVEGVHGPRRLDVVIVTL; this is encoded by the coding sequence GTGAAGCAGAACTCCCGCGCACGCGTCCTGGGGCGCATCCGCCAGGCACTCCTCGACGCCCCGCCCTCCCCTGAAGCGGCACGCGACTACCTCACCGCCCACACCCCCGACGCTGAGGCCGCGATCCTGGACCTCCTTCACGAGAACCTCGCCGACTACCGCGCGAACGTGCACCGCACTACGGAAACCGACCTTCCCGCTCTAGTGGCAGAACTCCTCGACCGGCACGGTGCCAACACCATCGCCGTGCCCCCCGGCCTGCCCGCCGCGTGGCTGTCCGACACAACGGCCCAGCAGCACCACGACGCGAATTCCCTCCTCACCCCACACGAGCTGGACACCACGCACGCCGTGGTCACCACCTGCGCTCTCGCCATCGCCGAAACCGGCACGATCGTCCTGGACGGCGGCCTCGGCCAAGGCCGCCGCGCCCTCACACTCGTCCCCGACCTGCACATCTGCGTCGTGCGCGCCAAGGACCAGGTCGTCGGCTCCGTTCCCCAGGCCCTGCCGCGCCTCGACCCGGCCCGCCCTCAGACTTGGATCTCCGGTCCCTCCGCCACCAGCGACATCGAACTCGACCGCGTCGAAGGCGTGCACGGGCCAAGGCGGCTTGATGTTGTGATCGTCACCCTCTGA
- a CDS encoding DUF1345 domain-containing protein has translation MLPESADAVISTVWRPRHLGSAFPATVRVLMALGLVVVAWICALFAFAVGFHADNLVEDEAALDFPGGATVALGRLRVLRLSVMITFGTTDVTVRSWEMRRTVAANVAITFVFNTVIMAGMIAALDSGEDA, from the coding sequence GTGCTGCCGGAATCCGCTGACGCGGTCATTTCGACAGTCTGGCGTCCCAGGCATCTGGGTTCTGCCTTCCCGGCGACGGTGCGGGTCCTGATGGCCCTCGGTCTTGTGGTTGTCGCCTGGATCTGTGCCCTGTTCGCCTTCGCGGTGGGTTTCCACGCCGACAACCTCGTGGAGGACGAGGCGGCGTTGGACTTTCCAGGTGGTGCGACGGTGGCCTTGGGCCGGCTACGTGTACTGCGCCTGTCGGTCATGATCACGTTCGGTACGACGGACGTCACGGTGAGGTCGTGGGAGATGCGCCGGACGGTGGCGGCCAATGTGGCCATCACGTTCGTCTTCAACACGGTGATCATGGCCGGCATGATCGCGGCACTGGACAGCGGGGAGGATGCCTGA
- a CDS encoding (Fe-S)-binding protein, protein MRVALFATCVNDAVYPATAVATVKLLERLGVTVDFPAGQTCCGQPQYNTGYRRETEPLVRRMARVFKGYDHVVTPSGSCVAMVRDNYPRIGRKAGLEGRGDTLANASDSLVPKTLELTEFLVDVLGVTDVGAYFPHKVTYHPSCHGLRMLGLGARPRRLLEAVKGLNLVELPGAEECCGFGGTFAVKNPDVSAAMGADKIANALSTGAEILCGADNSCLMHLGGMLRRQDAPQRALHIAEILASTEEEPLT, encoded by the coding sequence ATGCGCGTCGCCCTCTTCGCCACCTGCGTCAACGACGCGGTCTATCCCGCGACGGCCGTCGCCACCGTCAAGCTCCTCGAACGCCTCGGCGTGACGGTCGACTTCCCTGCCGGGCAAACCTGCTGCGGTCAGCCGCAGTACAACACCGGCTACCGGCGGGAGACCGAACCGCTGGTCCGCCGCATGGCCCGCGTCTTCAAGGGCTACGACCACGTCGTCACCCCGTCCGGTTCCTGCGTCGCCATGGTCCGCGACAACTACCCGAGGATCGGCCGCAAAGCCGGCCTGGAAGGACGCGGCGACACTCTGGCGAATGCCTCCGATTCCCTCGTCCCCAAGACGCTCGAACTGACGGAGTTCCTCGTGGACGTGCTGGGGGTGACGGACGTGGGCGCGTACTTCCCGCACAAGGTCACGTACCACCCGTCCTGTCACGGTCTGCGGATGCTCGGCCTCGGCGCACGCCCCCGCCGCCTCCTCGAAGCGGTGAAGGGCCTGAATCTGGTGGAGCTGCCGGGCGCGGAGGAGTGCTGCGGCTTCGGCGGCACCTTCGCGGTGAAGAACCCCGACGTGTCGGCGGCGATGGGCGCCGACAAGATCGCTAACGCGCTGTCCACCGGCGCCGAGATTCTGTGCGGTGCCGACAACTCCTGCCTCATGCATCTCGGCGGGATGCTGCGCCGCCAGGACGCCCCGCAGCGAGCGCTGCACATCGCCGAGATCCTCGCGAGCACGGAAGAGGAGCCGCTGACATGA
- a CDS encoding LutB/LldF family L-lactate oxidation iron-sulfur protein, with product MSGTFIGMPAFPKAAHEAVRDDTLRANLRHATHTIRDKRAVAVSELADWAELREAGKQIKDLTLGNLDRYLVQLEEAVTAAGGTVHWAADAAEANQIVADLVKATGETEVVKVKSMATQEIGLNEHLEAEGIRAYETDLAELIVQLGEDRPSHILVPAIHRNRGEIRDIFRTQMGRWGRPAPEGLSDSPAELAEAARLHLREKFLRAKVGISGANFMVAETGTLVVVESEGNGRMCLTLPETLISVVGIEKVVPTWQDLEVFLQTLPRSSTAERMNPYTSTWTGTTDADGPKNFHLVLLDNGRTDALADEVGRQALRCIRCSACLNVCPVYERAGGHAYGSVYPGPIGAILTPQLRGTTSEVDASLPYASSLCGACYDVCPVAIDIPEVLVHLREKVAEQGGKGHRLEKAAMKAVGWVLDHPGVLGAGERLASATRKLHPKKLAGPGARQWTESRDLPELPAEPFRDWWKKNRT from the coding sequence ATGAGCGGAACGTTCATCGGCATGCCGGCCTTCCCGAAGGCCGCGCACGAAGCCGTACGCGACGACACCCTGCGGGCCAACCTGCGCCACGCCACCCACACCATCCGCGACAAGCGGGCGGTGGCCGTATCGGAGCTGGCGGACTGGGCCGAGCTGCGCGAGGCCGGGAAGCAGATCAAGGACCTCACCCTCGGCAACCTGGACCGCTACCTGGTCCAGCTGGAGGAGGCGGTGACGGCGGCCGGCGGCACCGTCCACTGGGCGGCGGACGCGGCCGAGGCCAACCAGATCGTCGCCGACCTGGTGAAGGCAACCGGCGAGACCGAGGTCGTCAAGGTCAAGTCGATGGCCACCCAGGAGATCGGTCTCAACGAGCACCTGGAGGCCGAGGGCATCCGCGCCTACGAGACCGACCTCGCCGAACTCATCGTCCAGCTCGGCGAGGACCGGCCCTCCCACATCCTCGTCCCTGCCATCCACCGCAACCGCGGCGAGATCCGCGACATCTTCCGCACCCAGATGGGCCGTTGGGGACGTCCGGCACCGGAAGGCCTGTCCGACTCCCCCGCCGAGCTCGCGGAGGCGGCCCGACTGCACCTGCGGGAGAAGTTCCTGCGGGCCAAGGTCGGGATCTCCGGCGCGAACTTCATGGTCGCCGAGACCGGCACCCTCGTCGTCGTCGAGTCCGAGGGCAACGGCCGCATGTGCCTCACCCTCCCCGAGACCCTCATCTCCGTCGTCGGCATCGAGAAGGTCGTGCCTACCTGGCAGGACCTGGAGGTCTTCCTCCAGACGCTCCCCCGCTCCTCCACCGCCGAGCGGATGAACCCGTACACGAGCACGTGGACCGGAACCACGGACGCGGACGGCCCGAAGAACTTCCACCTGGTCCTCCTCGACAACGGCCGCACCGACGCCCTCGCCGACGAGGTGGGACGGCAGGCGCTGCGCTGCATCCGCTGCTCCGCCTGCCTTAACGTCTGCCCGGTGTACGAACGGGCGGGCGGGCACGCGTACGGCTCTGTCTACCCGGGCCCGATCGGCGCCATTCTCACCCCCCAGCTGCGCGGCACCACCAGCGAGGTCGACGCCTCCCTCCCGTACGCCTCCTCCCTGTGCGGCGCCTGCTACGACGTCTGCCCGGTCGCCATCGACATCCCCGAAGTCCTCGTCCACCTCCGCGAGAAGGTCGCCGAACAGGGCGGGAAGGGGCACCGCCTGGAGAAGGCCGCGATGAAGGCCGTCGGGTGGGTCCTGGACCACCCCGGTGTGCTCGGTGCCGGGGAGCGTCTCGCGTCCGCCACCCGCAAGCTCCACCCGAAGAAGCTGGCCGGGCCGGGCGCTCGCCAGTGGACCGAGAGCCGCGACCTGCCCGAACTGCCCGCCGAACCGTTCCGCGACTGGTGGAAGAAGAACCGCACGTGA
- a CDS encoding pirin — MGRTDDEIRKARKGWMASDRFGEVKGYEGDRLDATGVPATQLKARRRVR; from the coding sequence GTGGGCCGCACGGACGACGAGATCCGCAAGGCCCGCAAGGGCTGGATGGCGAGCGACCGCTTCGGCGAGGTCAAGGGGTACGAAGGTGACCGGCTGGACGCGACCGGGGTGCCGGCGACTCAGCTGAAGGCGCGGAGACGGGTGCGCTGA
- a CDS encoding P-loop NTPase fold protein encodes MHMAQPRPWVLEDSAIDSQEQDRFDHLSVAQELSMILRGSRQSLAIGLLGPFGSGKSSVVRLLDAELKGNKDWAVVHLSAERHSGTARARGLLYGLLDDLKRQGLINDKTWHSERVCLESGRQRVDSRRSATSGRPGTSRRKYVMAALEALGWMAATLGFIWLIGAVLVLVGRVVGVGAGVSPWAWFASPGASPLVAVAFSAAVAANVLGTVKEGALAALKRYDITLTTPRPESTDDLEQVFARLIGGIRRRLVIAIDDIDRLSATEVLEALTTVRGLLLTGTHHTHPPVFLLSCDEDIVREAIVGVRPGLAHRSAHTAEHDSSPSPTAGPERKATEEAAQEYLNKLFTVRMVLPAHHGGDLRDYAERLLTHPTEHGAVAVLGGMQRVHDVLDLLVHQDVKDPRHVIRLLNAFLADYALAMRRERPDETGTARIAPGEVTGHPLTLARLTVLRHDFPGLYHAIRTEHDLLAVLDDALLGSTTAVNDPLLRAFTQTVPAQDIADGQQTIRRLNTMAQPGLTYLLATAGRTRTGRPAHLMPLLTLGSTPASRLLGSEQAAAIHRELVQRDTEAFTTRLIGTEGRHRILSAAAHTIAQARQGLDVENALTAAVQALGRIPGLADHAAADPQSARALQALTEEIARRRADAATAIPAHDLIAALEVFPDAYLPALHQALSTTSASARGNPWCRTARVSVGPGPDRFARRPTRRPAACAAERLPHHSRRQRQHRRPHDLDHRLRGRPRNTASGMAAASTPGTARDGSTRRR; translated from the coding sequence ATGCACATGGCACAACCCCGGCCGTGGGTCCTTGAGGATTCCGCGATCGATTCACAGGAGCAGGACCGCTTCGACCACCTGTCGGTGGCACAGGAGTTGTCCATGATTCTGCGGGGCTCTCGTCAGTCCCTTGCAATCGGCCTGCTCGGACCGTTCGGCAGCGGCAAATCGTCCGTTGTCCGTCTGCTCGACGCGGAACTGAAGGGTAACAAGGACTGGGCGGTCGTTCATCTCAGTGCGGAGCGGCACAGCGGTACCGCCCGCGCCCGGGGACTGCTGTATGGGCTGCTGGACGATCTGAAGCGACAGGGTCTGATCAACGACAAGACCTGGCACAGCGAGCGGGTATGTCTGGAGAGCGGCCGGCAGCGGGTCGACTCGAGGCGCAGCGCGACGTCCGGTCGGCCGGGCACGTCCCGACGGAAGTACGTGATGGCCGCGCTGGAAGCGCTGGGCTGGATGGCGGCCACGCTCGGGTTCATCTGGCTCATTGGCGCCGTCCTGGTCCTCGTAGGCCGGGTGGTCGGCGTGGGTGCCGGCGTTTCGCCCTGGGCGTGGTTCGCCTCGCCCGGGGCCAGCCCGCTGGTGGCTGTCGCGTTCAGCGCCGCAGTCGCAGCCAACGTCCTGGGAACCGTGAAGGAAGGAGCCCTGGCCGCACTAAAACGGTACGACATCACCTTGACCACCCCGCGGCCGGAGTCGACCGACGACCTGGAACAGGTCTTCGCCCGCCTCATCGGTGGCATCAGACGGCGCCTGGTCATCGCCATCGACGACATCGACCGTCTGTCTGCCACGGAAGTACTCGAAGCACTCACGACCGTGCGGGGCCTGCTGCTGACCGGCACCCACCACACGCATCCGCCTGTGTTCCTGCTCTCTTGCGACGAGGACATCGTCCGTGAGGCCATCGTCGGAGTCCGGCCCGGTCTCGCGCATCGCTCTGCCCACACAGCCGAGCACGACAGCAGCCCGTCTCCGACCGCGGGGCCGGAGAGGAAGGCCACTGAAGAAGCCGCCCAGGAGTACCTGAACAAGCTGTTCACCGTGCGCATGGTCCTGCCCGCGCACCATGGGGGAGACCTCAGGGACTACGCCGAGCGTCTTCTGACACATCCCACGGAGCATGGTGCTGTTGCGGTACTGGGAGGCATGCAGCGAGTACATGACGTTCTCGACCTCCTCGTGCACCAGGACGTCAAGGACCCCCGGCACGTCATCCGTCTGCTCAACGCGTTCCTTGCCGACTACGCCCTGGCGATGCGCCGTGAGCGACCGGATGAAACCGGCACTGCTCGTATTGCGCCCGGTGAAGTCACGGGCCATCCACTGACTCTGGCGCGCCTGACGGTCCTGCGTCACGACTTTCCCGGCCTGTATCACGCGATTCGTACGGAGCACGACCTTCTCGCCGTCCTCGACGACGCTCTTCTCGGCTCCACCACGGCGGTAAACGATCCGCTCCTGCGAGCGTTCACCCAGACCGTTCCGGCGCAGGACATAGCCGATGGCCAACAGACCATTCGCCGCCTGAACACAATGGCCCAGCCCGGCCTCACCTACCTTCTCGCCACAGCTGGCCGGACACGCACTGGCCGACCTGCGCATCTGATGCCGCTGCTCACCCTCGGCTCCACCCCCGCAAGCAGGCTTCTCGGTAGTGAGCAGGCAGCGGCGATTCACCGAGAACTCGTCCAGCGCGACACCGAAGCCTTCACCACTCGACTTATCGGCACAGAGGGCCGTCACCGCATACTGAGCGCCGCAGCCCACACCATCGCCCAAGCGCGCCAGGGACTCGATGTGGAAAACGCTCTGACCGCTGCTGTCCAGGCACTCGGCCGGATCCCAGGCCTTGCCGACCACGCGGCAGCGGACCCGCAGAGCGCCAGAGCACTGCAAGCGTTGACCGAGGAAATCGCCCGCAGGCGCGCCGATGCCGCCACTGCCATACCGGCCCATGACCTCATCGCCGCCCTGGAGGTCTTCCCCGACGCGTACCTTCCCGCCCTGCACCAAGCGCTGAGCACGACCAGCGCCAGTGCTCGAGGGAACCCCTGGTGCCGAACAGCCCGCGTTTCTGTGGGCCCAGGCCCTGATCGCTTTGCCCGCCGGCCGACACGCCGACCAGCTGCATGCGCCGCTGAGCGACTACCTCACCACTCTCGCCGACAACGGCAGCACCGGCGACCTCACGACCTGGATCACCGCCTACGAGGACGCCCCCGCAATACAGCGAGCGGCATGGCCGCCGCAAGCACACCAGGCACTGCTCGCGATGGCAGCACGCGTCGGCGATGA
- a CDS encoding rhamnulokinase, with amino-acid sequence MTTTPPSSAFTSAFAAVDLGATSGRVIVGRVGPDNLDLTEVHRFPNTPVRLPDGLRWDVLALFQGVLDGLREAARRGGVASIGVDTWAVDYGLLDTDGALLGHPYHYRDDRTDAAAASVWARVGPEELYGITGLQHLPFNTVFQLASSRGTAQQDAARTLLLIPDLLIHWLTGSVGAEETNASTTGLFDARTGTWSKDLMKRLSLDPVLFPALRTPGEPAGTLLSHVAAYTGLDPRTPVTTVASHDTASAVAAVPATEPGFAYISCGTWSLAGLELDAPVLSEASRAANFTNERGIDGTIRYLRNIMGMWLLEECRRTWEKENLPTHIPTLLADAARAEAFASLVDPDAPEFLAPGDMPTRIRGYCARTGQHVPGSQGAIVRCILESLALAHRRTLRQAAALAGRDIRRIHLVGGGSRNDLLCQLTADATGLPVVAGPTEATALGNILVQARAAGLVGDLTDMRRLIASTQHLRHYTPRGDTSSWDDAATRLDSAPRNL; translated from the coding sequence GTGACCACCACTCCACCGTCCTCCGCCTTCACGTCCGCGTTCGCCGCGGTCGATCTCGGCGCCACCAGCGGACGGGTGATCGTCGGCCGGGTAGGTCCGGACAACCTCGACCTCACCGAGGTCCACCGCTTCCCCAACACCCCCGTGCGCCTCCCCGACGGGCTGCGCTGGGACGTCCTCGCCCTGTTCCAGGGCGTCCTCGACGGACTACGCGAAGCCGCGCGCCGCGGTGGTGTCGCTTCCATCGGTGTCGACACCTGGGCCGTGGACTACGGACTCCTCGACACGGACGGCGCTCTGCTCGGCCACCCCTACCACTACCGCGACGACCGCACCGACGCCGCGGCCGCCTCCGTCTGGGCCAGGGTCGGTCCCGAGGAGCTGTACGGCATCACGGGCCTCCAGCACCTCCCGTTCAACACGGTCTTCCAGCTCGCCTCCTCCCGGGGAACCGCCCAGCAGGACGCGGCCCGCACCCTGCTGCTCATCCCCGACCTGCTGATCCACTGGCTGACCGGGTCCGTCGGAGCCGAGGAGACCAACGCCTCCACCACCGGTCTCTTCGACGCCCGCACCGGAACCTGGTCGAAGGACCTCATGAAGCGGCTCTCCCTCGACCCCGTTCTCTTCCCGGCGCTACGCACCCCCGGCGAACCGGCCGGCACCCTGCTCTCCCACGTCGCCGCGTACACCGGACTCGACCCTCGGACGCCGGTGACGACGGTCGCCTCGCACGACACCGCCTCCGCGGTTGCCGCCGTACCCGCGACCGAACCCGGCTTCGCCTACATCTCGTGCGGCACCTGGTCGCTGGCCGGACTCGAACTCGACGCCCCGGTCCTGAGCGAGGCCTCCCGGGCGGCGAACTTCACGAACGAGCGCGGCATCGACGGCACCATCCGGTACCTGCGCAACATCATGGGCATGTGGCTCCTGGAGGAGTGCCGGCGCACGTGGGAGAAGGAGAACCTGCCCACCCACATCCCCACGCTCCTCGCCGACGCCGCCCGGGCCGAGGCGTTCGCTTCTCTCGTCGACCCGGACGCCCCGGAATTCCTCGCCCCCGGCGACATGCCGACCCGCATCCGGGGCTACTGCGCCCGCACCGGGCAGCACGTCCCGGGCAGTCAGGGGGCGATCGTGCGCTGCATCCTGGAGAGCCTGGCGCTCGCTCACCGCCGCACCCTGCGCCAGGCCGCAGCGCTCGCCGGCCGCGACATCCGCCGGATCCACCTCGTGGGCGGCGGCTCCCGCAACGACCTGTTGTGTCAGCTCACCGCCGACGCCACCGGCCTGCCGGTTGTCGCCGGCCCCACAGAAGCCACCGCACTGGGCAACATCCTCGTCCAGGCCCGCGCCGCAGGCTTGGTCGGAGACCTCACCGACATGCGCCGGCTGATCGCCTCCACCCAACACCTGCGGCACTACACCCCCCGGGGCGACACCAGTTCCTGGGACGATGCCGCCACCCGACTCGACTCCGCCCCGAGGAACCTCTGA
- the rhaI gene encoding L-rhamnose isomerase, with product MTVVRDAAKAALKAQRIETPSWGYGNSGTRFKVFAQPGVPRNPWEKLDDAAKVHEFTGAAPKVSLHIPWDRTDDYAALAAYAKERGLELGAINSNTFQDDDYRLGSVCHPDAKTRRKAVDHLLECVDIMDATGSTDLKLWFADGTNYPGQDDIVGRQDRLAESLAEVYERLGENQRILLEYKFFEPAFYTTDVPDWGTSYAHCLKLGPKAQVVVDTGHHAPGTNIEFIVAFLLREGKLGGFDFNSRFYADDDLMVGSADPFQLFRIMHEVVKNGGLDASANVAFMLDQCHNIEAKIPAVIRSVMNVQEATAKALLVDRDALTAAQRAGDVLAANAVLMDAYSTDVRPLLREVREEQGLNPDPVAAYAASGWQEQIAAERVGGEQAGWGA from the coding sequence ATGACTGTCGTACGGGACGCTGCGAAGGCCGCGCTCAAGGCCCAGCGCATCGAGACGCCCTCCTGGGGCTACGGGAACTCCGGCACGCGCTTCAAGGTGTTCGCCCAACCCGGCGTTCCCAGGAACCCGTGGGAGAAGCTCGACGACGCCGCCAAGGTCCACGAGTTCACCGGCGCGGCGCCGAAGGTCTCCCTGCACATCCCGTGGGACCGCACAGACGACTACGCGGCCCTCGCCGCCTACGCCAAGGAGCGCGGCCTGGAACTGGGCGCGATCAACTCCAACACGTTCCAGGACGACGACTACCGTCTCGGCAGCGTCTGCCACCCCGACGCGAAGACCCGCCGCAAGGCCGTCGACCACCTTCTGGAGTGCGTCGACATCATGGACGCCACCGGGTCGACCGACCTGAAACTGTGGTTCGCCGACGGCACCAACTACCCCGGCCAGGACGACATCGTCGGGCGGCAGGACCGTCTCGCCGAGTCCCTCGCGGAGGTCTACGAGCGGCTCGGCGAGAACCAGCGGATCCTGCTCGAGTACAAGTTCTTCGAGCCGGCCTTCTACACCACCGACGTCCCGGACTGGGGCACCTCGTACGCCCACTGTCTCAAGCTCGGTCCGAAGGCGCAGGTCGTCGTGGACACCGGCCACCACGCCCCCGGCACCAACATCGAGTTCATCGTCGCCTTCCTCCTGCGCGAGGGGAAGCTCGGCGGCTTCGACTTCAACTCCCGCTTCTACGCGGACGACGACTTGATGGTCGGATCGGCCGACCCCTTCCAGCTCTTCCGGATCATGCACGAGGTCGTCAAGAACGGCGGCCTGGACGCCTCCGCGAACGTGGCCTTCATGCTCGACCAGTGCCACAACATCGAGGCGAAGATCCCCGCCGTCATCCGGTCCGTCATGAACGTCCAGGAGGCCACCGCGAAGGCCCTCCTCGTCGACCGCGACGCGCTCACCGCCGCCCAGCGCGCAGGTGACGTCCTCGCCGCCAACGCCGTCCTGATGGACGCGTACAGCACCGATGTCCGTCCCCTGCTGCGCGAGGTGCGCGAGGAGCAGGGCCTGAACCCCGATCCCGTCGCGGCCTACGCCGCCTCCGGGTGGCAGGAGCAGATCGCCGCCGAGCGCGTCGGTGGCGAGCAGGCCGGCTGGGGCGCCTGA
- a CDS encoding bifunctional aldolase/short-chain dehydrogenase, with product MASRPAGAPEPGDAPWASSLPLLPAASNQKDRSHMSTHPEVAALLDRARRLGSDPRNTNYAGGNASAKGTVTDPVTGADTELMWVKGSGGDLGTLTEDGLAVLRLDRLRALKGVYPGVDREDEMVGAFDYCLHGKGGAAPSIDTAMHGLVEAAHVDHLHPDSGIALACAADGEKLTADCYGGKVAWVPWRRPGFQLGLDIAAIKEAHPEAVGVVLGGHGITAWGASAEECETNALWMIRTAETFLAEHGKKQPFGVPLDGYTALDDRERRERAAALAPVIRSLASQDRPQIGHFTDSDVVLDFLAHDQHPRLAALGTSCPDHFLRTKVRPLVLDLPPAAPLDEAVARLKELHEEYREEYAAYYARHATADSPAMRGADPAIVLVPGVGMFSFGKDKQTARVAGEFYVNAINVMRGAEAVSTYSPIEEAEKFRIEYWELEEAKLRRMPKPKALATRVALVTGAGSGIGKAIAHRLVAEGACVVVADLNGQNAQAVAEELGGPDKAVAIAVDVTSEEQISAAFREAVLAFGGVDLVVNNAGISISKPLLETTAQDWDLQHDIMARGSFLVSREAAGIMIEQGLGGDIVYIASKNAVFAGPNNIAYSATKADQAHQVRLLAAELGEHGIRVNGVNPDGVVRGSGIFAAGWGAQRAATYGIEEENLGEFYAQRTLLKREVLPEHVANAVFALTGGDLTHTTGLHVPVDAGVAAAFLR from the coding sequence GTGGCGAGCAGGCCGGCTGGGGCGCCTGAGCCCGGTGACGCCCCCTGGGCCTCCTCGCTACCCCTCCTCCCCGCAGCCTCGAACCAGAAGGACCGATCGCACATGTCCACCCACCCCGAAGTCGCCGCCCTCCTCGACCGCGCGCGCCGCCTGGGCTCAGACCCCCGCAACACCAACTACGCCGGCGGCAACGCCTCCGCCAAGGGCACCGTCACCGATCCCGTCACCGGCGCGGACACCGAGCTGATGTGGGTGAAGGGCTCCGGCGGCGACCTCGGCACCCTCACCGAGGACGGCCTCGCCGTCCTCCGGCTCGACCGGCTGCGGGCCCTGAAGGGCGTGTACCCGGGCGTGGACCGCGAGGACGAGATGGTCGGCGCCTTCGACTACTGCCTGCACGGCAAGGGCGGCGCCGCTCCGTCCATCGACACCGCCATGCACGGCCTGGTGGAAGCCGCACACGTCGACCACCTCCACCCGGATTCCGGCATCGCGCTGGCCTGCGCCGCCGACGGCGAGAAGCTGACGGCGGACTGCTACGGCGGCAAGGTGGCGTGGGTGCCGTGGCGCCGGCCCGGCTTCCAGCTCGGCCTCGACATCGCGGCGATCAAGGAAGCCCACCCCGAGGCCGTCGGCGTGGTCCTCGGCGGCCACGGCATCACCGCCTGGGGCGCGAGCGCGGAGGAGTGCGAGACCAACGCGCTGTGGATGATCCGCACCGCGGAGACCTTCCTCGCGGAGCACGGCAAGAAGCAGCCGTTCGGCGTACCACTGGACGGTTACACGGCGCTGGACGACAGGGAGCGTCGGGAGCGGGCCGCAGCACTCGCGCCCGTCATCCGTTCGCTGGCCTCTCAGGACCGCCCCCAGATCGGCCATTTCACGGACTCCGACGTCGTACTCGACTTCCTCGCCCACGACCAGCATCCGCGCCTTGCCGCCCTGGGCACGTCGTGCCCGGACCACTTCCTGCGCACCAAGGTCCGACCGCTCGTTCTGGACCTGCCGCCCGCGGCTCCGCTGGACGAGGCCGTCGCCCGACTGAAGGAGCTGCACGAGGAGTACCGGGAGGAGTACGCCGCCTACTACGCGCGGCACGCCACCGCCGACTCGCCGGCCATGCGCGGCGCGGACCCCGCGATCGTTCTGGTCCCGGGCGTCGGGATGTTCTCGTTCGGCAAGGACAAGCAGACCGCGCGGGTGGCGGGCGAGTTCTACGTCAACGCGATCAACGTGATGCGTGGCGCCGAGGCGGTGTCGACGTACTCCCCCATCGAGGAAGCAGAGAAGTTCCGCATCGAGTACTGGGAGCTGGAGGAGGCCAAGCTGCGGCGCATGCCGAAGCCGAAGGCGCTCGCCACGCGGGTGGCACTGGTGACGGGCGCGGGCTCCGGTATCGGCAAGGCCATCGCCCACCGGCTGGTGGCCGAGGGCGCCTGCGTCGTCGTCGCCGACCTGAACGGGCAGAACGCCCAGGCGGTCGCCGAGGAGCTCGGCGGTCCCGACAAGGCGGTCGCGATCGCCGTGGACGTCACCTCCGAGGAGCAGATCAGTGCGGCGTTCCGCGAGGCCGTCCTCGCGTTCGGCGGGGTCGACCTCGTGGTCAACAACGCCGGCATCTCCATCTCGAAGCCGCTGCTGGAGACGACCGCGCAGGACTGGGACCTCCAGCACGACATCATGGCCCGCGGGTCCTTCCTGGTCTCCCGCGAGGCCGCGGGAATCATGATCGAACAAGGTCTGGGCGGCGACATCGTCTACATCGCCTCCAAGAACGCCGTCTTCGCCGGGCCGAACAACATCGCCTATTCCGCCACCAAGGCCGACCAGGCTCACCAGGTGCGTCTCCTCGCCGCCGAACTCGGCGAGCACGGGATCCGCGTCAACGGGGTCAACCCCGACGGGGTGGTGCGCGGTTCGGGCATCTTCGCCGCAGGGTGGGGAGCGCAGCGTGCCGCGACCTACGGCATCGAGGAGGAGAACCTTGGCGAGTTCTACGCCCAGCGCACCCTCCTGAAGCGCGAGGTCCTGCCCGAACACGTCGCGAACGCGGTCTTCGCCCTCACCGGCGGCGACCTGACCCACACGACCGGCCTGCACGTCCCCGTCGACGCCGGTGTCGCTGCGGCCTTCCTGCGCTGA